The genomic stretch TATTCCTCTTTTCCTTCGGTAGATTTAGTCGATTCCACCACAGGTTCTTGAGCTTCGGCTTTTTCTTCAGGGAGTTTTAAGTCGGTCGGTTTTTTAGCAGCAGCGCGTGCATCTAAAATAGTATCCGCGACCATCTGTGTATACAGTGTAATCGCACGAGCAGCATCGTCATTACCTGGAATGATATAATCAATACCTTCAGGCGAATGATTCGTATCGACAATACTAATCACCGGTATTTTTAGCTTTTGTGCTTCACAGATAGCAATGTGCTCGTAGCCTCTATCAATCACAAATAAGGCATCCGGCAAACCACTCATATCTTTGATCCCACCTAAACCGCGTTCCAATTTATCCATTTGTCGCTGTAAATTCAGCGCTTCTTTTTTAGTTAATTGGTCAAAGCTACCATCTTGGCTTTGTGCTTCCAATTCTTTCAGCCGTTTAATAGACTGACGGATAGTCCGATAATTAGTTAACAAGCCACCTAACCAGCGATGGTTAACATAAGGCATACCGCAGCGTAAGGCTTGTTCTTTCACTAAATCCTGTGCGGCACGTTTTGTTCCGACAAATAAGATTTTGCTACCAGGCCGAGCGGCTATTTTTGCGATATAATTAAGCGCTTCAGTAATGTAGTCTCGAGTTTTCTCTAGATCGATGATGCTAATACCATTACGCACGCCGTAGATATACGGAGCCATTTTCGGCTCACGAAAACACGTACGGTGACCAAAATGGACACCGGCTTCAAATAACTGTCTTAATGTTGCTGTTGCTGACACTTTATATAATCTCCAATTGGGTTAAACCTCCACCTCGTATTATTTGAAGACTATCTTTGAAATAGCCACCCTCAAATAACTTAGATACTAGGTGTGTGAAATATCGCTTTTCAGCGCGGTGTTTTATACCATAGAATGACTTGTTGCATCAACATCAAGCCCAGCCTATCGGGTTCTTATCCATAATTTAAGGAGAGTCAAGGCTATGCCTTACCTATTAGTGCTTTACTACAGCCGCTATGGTGCTGTGGCAAAAATGGCCCAACAAGTCGCAAGAGGCATCGAGTCGATTGAAGGTGTAGAAGTAAGAATTCGCACCGTCCCCAATATTTCGACTGTTTGTGAAGCCGTGGAAGAGAAAATCCCACCGGCTGGCCCGCCTTATGCCACGCTAGAAGATGTTCGCGGCGCTATCGGCATCGCCTTAGGCAGTCCGACGCGTTTTGGTAATATGGCCGCTCCTTTAAAACATTTTATCGATAGCTTAAGTGGTCTATGGTTTTCAGGTGAATTAGTCGATAAACCGGTGGGGGTTTTTTCCTCGACGTCTAGTCTACACGGTGGGCAAGAAACCACGCTGCTGAGCATGATGCTGCCAATGATCCATCTCGGCATGATTGTCGTTGGCGTTCCGTATACGGAATCCGATTTAAGTACCACACAAACCGGCGGAACCCCCTACGGACCGACGCATATGGCCGGCAAAGACAGTAAAAATCCGATTAGCGACGAAGAGAAACGACTTTGCCAAGCCTTAGGTAAACGCTTAGCACACATTGCCTTGAAATTACATTAATAAGCTAGCGCTCTCAACTGAGTTTATTCCAACTATTCTAGCGTTGAGCCATACGACTTAGGCTGGGAATAAATATACTTTGCAAATAAGGATCAGCATAGCGATCAAAATAATCCATGAAAAGCGGAGCGAACACTTTTTTCAGCTTAGGTGTTAACAACTCATCCATGTCACTTGCTGCTTCTGTTAATAAATAGTCACTTAGCGACTCTGCTCTTTCTTCTCTTGCATACGCAGAGGTATAAATTGTATTGCTTCGTTCTTCTCTTTGCTTAAAATCATAGATAAACGCTTTAGCAAGTTCTAATGGCGATCGATCCCGATTAAGCGAATACCATACTAAAACTTCATCCTTTTTATAATTAAAAACAGGCTTACCATAAACTTCCTGATCCGTGTCCAAAGTCATTTTAATTTCTATACTATGCTGATGTCTATCAACATGTTTAAACAGATTAATATCCAAAATACGATTATAAACCGTAGGCACATAATCATCCATGGCAGCAAGATAAGTAGCGAGTTTTTTCTTTGCTTCACCTGATAGCTGCTCTTGGTTATTTAATAAAGAATCAAACTCACTCATCTTATTTTTAATCTGTAATAAAGATTTTTCTAATTGTGTTTTGAGCTTTGTACTTATCTTACCGTCTTTTGTCATAAACGGCAGGCCGGCTACCTGACCACTCGAGAAATCATCCCAATTATTTCCTAATTTGTGTTTGTTTATCTCCATAACCGTTAAATGATGTATTTCATTTAACAAAGTTCCCCTAAGATCTTGTTCATCAAGATATTCATTCATCACTATAAATATTTGCCCCAGCCCTTCAATAAAGCCACTTGCACCAGAACGTAAAG from Rickettsiella endosymbiont of Miltochrista miniata encodes the following:
- the wrbA gene encoding NAD(P)H:quinone oxidoreductase, which produces MPYLLVLYYSRYGAVAKMAQQVARGIESIEGVEVRIRTVPNISTVCEAVEEKIPPAGPPYATLEDVRGAIGIALGSPTRFGNMAAPLKHFIDSLSGLWFSGELVDKPVGVFSSTSSLHGGQETTLLSMMLPMIHLGMIVVGVPYTESDLSTTQTGGTPYGPTHMAGKDSKNPISDEEKRLCQALGKRLAHIALKLH
- the rpsB gene encoding 30S ribosomal protein S2, which produces MSATATLRQLFEAGVHFGHRTCFREPKMAPYIYGVRNGISIIDLEKTRDYITEALNYIAKIAARPGSKILFVGTKRAAQDLVKEQALRCGMPYVNHRWLGGLLTNYRTIRQSIKRLKELEAQSQDGSFDQLTKKEALNLQRQMDKLERGLGGIKDMSGLPDALFVIDRGYEHIAICEAQKLKIPVISIVDTNHSPEGIDYIIPGNDDAARAITLYTQMVADTILDARAAAKKPTDLKLPEEKAEAQEPVVESTKSTEGKEE